The sequence TTTATCTTCATTTAGCTTTGAGAATGTCCATATTCTTAAGAAACCATCAAATACTAGCTCTTTGTATGAAGCCTTGGCCTCAAAGTTATATGAAGTAAATGTTATTTTGGTATTCCTAAACTCTGCTGGTTTCATCTGTGATGCAACAAACCTGCGCCAGATCAAATCGTAAAGCTTAAACTGATCCTCCGTTAGATATGGCTTAACCATATCAGGCAGCAGGGCAGGGTCTGTAGGCCTTATAGCCTCATGTGCTTCTTGCGCTAACTTTGACTTCGTTTTGTAGGTAACAGGTTTGCTTGGAAGATACTCATCCCCTAAAAGCTCCTTAATCGTCCTTCTAACCTTAGTTAGAGCCTCTTTGGCTATATTAACTGAATCTGTTCTCATGTATGTTATAAGACCTATGCGCTCCTTGCCAATATCCACACCTTCATACAAACTTTGGGCTATCCTCATGGTTCTTTGAGCTGAAAAGCCTAAGTATGTGGATGCTGCCATTTGCATGGTGCTTGTTATAAATGGTGGTTCTGGTTTTCTTAAAGATTTGGTCTTTGTGATTGAATATACATTAAAGGATTCCTTTTCTATTTCCTCTTTTAGCTTGGATACCCTTGCTTTATCATCTTCCTTTTTAATAAACAATTTATCAAATTTCTCCCCATAGGCTTTGGTTAAATCGGCCTGAATGGAGTTTTCAAATATAAGGTGTATAGTCCAATACTCCTCCGGTTTGAAGCTTTGAATCTCCTCTTCCCTATCAACTATGAGCTTTAAAGCCACCGATTGAACCCTACCTGCCGATAAACCCTTTCTTATCTTTTTAGCAAGCAGGGGAGATAGCTTATAACCGACGATCCTATCAAGTATTCTTCTGGCTTCTTGTGAGTTGACCATATCCATATCTATTGAACGAGGGGATTTAATGGCATCCAATATTGCCTTTTTGGTTATTTCATGAAAGGCTATACGCTTTAGTTTGGTCTCATCAAGCTTTGTTGCCTGGGTTATATGCCATCCTATGGCTTCACCCTCCCTATCCTCATCTGTGGCAATATACACAAGATCTGAGTCCTTTGTTAATTTCTTTAACTCCCTAACTATGGGTTGTTTGTCCTTTGGTATAACATACTTTGGTTTGAAACCATCCTCTATGTCAACCCCGAAGGAGCTTTTTGGCAGATCCCTTATATGCCCATATGATGCCACAACACTGTAATTCTTGCCTAAGAATTTACTTATAGTTTTTGCCTTAGCTGGAGATTCAACCACAACAAGATTCATTCATCTCACCCCACATTAGTTTTTCTGATAGCTTCCGTTTGGCATAAGCCTAACAACACCCTTTAGATGCAGATCAAACAAAACCTCACTAACCTCACCGATATCCCTATTGATTTTTAAGGCTATCTCATCCTCTGTGATATCACCCTCCATAGCATTCAACACCTCTTTTTCTAACGGGCTCAGTTCAACTTCAGACTCTGTCTTTTCTGCCTCTTCTTTTAACTTTAAATAAAAATGACCAAGAATTGTGTTCACATCCAGCACGGGTATAGCCCCCTCGCTGATCAGTTTGTTTGTGCCCATACTCCTTTTTGAGAATATCTCGCCGGGAACGGCAAATACCGTCTTGGATTGCTCAGCGGCAAGCCTTGCTGTAATTAGAGAACCGCTTTTGATGTCAGCCTCAACGACCAAAACAGCCTCAGATAAGCCGACTATGATCCTGTTTCTTGCAGGAAAATTGTATTTTGCAGGTGGTGTACCCAAAGGAAACTCAGTGATTATGCAGCCCTCCTGAGACATCTTATCAAATAAAGGTTTATTCTCTTTGGGGTATATGATATCGATCCCACACCCCAAAACACCCACAGTATATCCACCACAACCAAGCGTGATCTTATGTGATAGGGCATCTATGCCCCTTGCAAGTCCGCTTACAACCTCAAAACCGCTCTCTATAAGCTGAGGCACAATGTGTTTTACAACCCTTTCACCATAACCGGATGGATACCTGCTTCCTACAATCGCTATAGGCAGGATCATATCCTTTAGGTTGCCTTTCACATATAAAATCACAGGTGGATATTCGATTTCCTTTAATCTTTCAGGATAATTATCGTCAAATACACTGATAACCTGTATCTTGTTTCTCTCTAAATAGGCAAGCTCTTTTGATAGATTTCTTGGCTTCAGCCTTGATTTTAGCTTGTCATACAAAGCTTCAAGGCTTCCGAAACTTAACGGGTCTTTTATGTTTGTTCCGCTTAAAAGAATCTTTAGTTCATTTTTCTCCAATCAGCAACCTCACATAACCCGAATAGTAATAATGTTCTTCAAAATTATCAAAACCAAACAAAGAAAGCTTGTCTTTTAGGTTTAAGCCTATAAACTCACTGGCTAAAGGGCATTCCCCATATTTAAAAACAGCTTTTACAAACGGATTCTGGCTTTTTAGATCAAATTCGTTGTAATCCAATACACAGAACCTGCCACCCTTTTTAAGGCTGTTGTATGCGTTTTTTATTATTAAATCCCTTTCTCTGTCAATAAAGCCATGCAGAACAAATGAGATAAACACCACATCAAACATATCATAAAACGGATGCGGTTTTCTTATGTCTTGATAGAATATCTTGACATTCCTATCTTTACAGCGTTTTTTGGCCTGCCTTATCATGTTTCTGCTTGTGTCAAACCCAACACACAGAGCGGTTGTATATTTTGCAATAAGACATAAGTTTTTAGCTGTCCCGCAACCCAGATCCAATACGGCATCGTTAGGTTTTATATTCAAATCATCCACAACCTTGCCGATAAACCTATCATAGCTAAAACCACTTATCAGCTTCATTATGCTATCGTAAGCCAAAGCTTCCCATCCATCAATTTCAACCTTGCTTAGTTGTTTGGACATTTTAACCTCCTGTTAGGCTTTATTGTTATAACTATTTTTCTCTTTTTTTCAAGAAAAAGTAAAAAATGGACAGATAGGCAAAAAAAGTGGGGGGAGGAAGCCCCCGATGAGATCTTAGTCGAAACCCAACAGCTTTCCTCCCTGATATATGATAACAGAGATAATGTATGGCACTATGGCGAGCAAGCCGATTTCAAACACCATAAGCCCCCATCCGAACTCCTGTTTTATAGCCGCAAGTGTGACTATGCACGGAATGAACAGAAGCATAAAAACCATAAACGAAAAGGATGAAAGAGGCGTCATAATTTTTGAAAGCTTGTCTTTATAGCTATTTTTGAATGATTCAAGTTCAAATGTATCTTGAGAGAAGCTTAAAAACATAGATTTAAAGGAAGAGCCTATAGCCTGAAAAAAGCCTGCAATTTGCTCTTTTGTATCCTGTAAAAAGTTTGAGCTTTGCTTATTATCCTCGCTGTCTTGATGTATCTTGAGTGTTTGGGATAAAGCCCCAACAACGGTTTCTTTTGCTATAACGCCCGGTATTATAGATGCTACGATGCGCCAGTCATCAAAACCGGCGGGCTTAAACACAAAAGAGACAGCTTTAGCCGTTTTCCCCAAAATAGAGTTTTCCAAACTTGAGTTAGCAGGCAGATAGATAACGCCCCAGAGCAACACCATAGCCAAAGCTATGACCGTCCCGGCCTTTACAATAAATGCCTTTGTCCTTGCCCATACAGAAGCCCAAATCATACTGAGCGTGGGTAATCTATAAGGTGGCAACTCAAGAAGAAGTGGTGCCTTATCCTCTTTAAAATATTCCGTTTTTCTTAATATTAACCCAACCATAAATGCAACAGCAATACCAAGTAAATACAAAGACAGAACCACCGTTGCTCTGTGTGTGCTAAAAAAGACAGCTGTAAACAAAGCATAGATGGGCAGCCTTGCGCCGCAGCTCATAAACGGAACCATTACGGCCGTCAGCTTTCTGTCGGTTTCCCTCTCAAGTGCCCTTGTCGCATAGATCGCAGGCACATTGCATCCAAAACCCAAAATCATTGGAATGAAGGCCTTTCCATTTAAACCCAACGAACTCATGACCCTATCCATAAGAAAGGCTGCTCTTGCCATATAACCGCTCTCTTCGAGCAATGCCAGAAAAAAATACAAGAAAAACATCAATGGAAGAAAGGACAGAACAAGACCTACACCACCTAAAATGCCATCTATAAGAAGCGATTTAAGCCAGTCTGGAGCCTGCGATATACCCAACGATATATATTTGGCTATGTAATCATTTACAAAACCATCGAACCAATCTATAAAAGGGGCCGAGCCATCAAATGTAAACTTAAAAGTTAGATACATAAACAGTAAAAATATGGGAATACCCAAGCTTTTGCTTATAAATATCTTGTCGAGCTTTTCCGTTATTGTGTAATCGTCCTTTTTGGTTTTTTTAAAGACCTTCTTTAAGATGCCATTTATTATGCCATAACGACTTTCCGCTAAAACGGTTTCTGCATCATCACCGAATCTTTCCTCTATTCTTTTGATGTTTTCATCGGCAAGCTTTGATATGTCCATACCCAACTCTTTCTTTAGTTTCTCTTTGGCATATTCATCTCTTTCTAATAGTTTTATGGCTATCCAGCGCAAAGGGTATCTTGTGTTTATTACATGCTGCTTTAGTTTTTTTACAACATCCATAATTTCAGATTCCAAAAACCCATCGTATCTCAATTTGTAATCCAATTTCTTGTGCTCTTTGGGGCAGGATATAGATATCTCCATAAGCTTCTGCAAACCTTCCCTTTTTATAGCGGATGTCGGCACAACTTTTACACCCAACATCTCAGAGAGGCCTTCTAAATCTATCTCATAGCCCAACTTTTTAAACTCATCAAACATGTTCAATGCTATAATTAGCGGTTTTTCCGTTTCCATCAAAAGAAGCGTAAGATACAGGTTTCTCTCGATATTTGTGGAGTCTATAACATTCACAATACAATCTGGATCCTGCTCAAAAATAAAATCGCGGGTTATTCTTTCCTCGATAGAGTATGGACTTAGGCTATATACACCAGGCAAGTCGGTTAAGGTTATTGTTTTACCTTTAAACTCAACTTCAGCTTCCTTTTTTTCAACTGTTACACCCGGCCAGTTGCCCACCTTTAGTTTGGAGCCGGCTATAGCATTGATTATGGCGGTTTTGCCTACATTTGGATTTCCAGCAAATGCTATATTCATTGTCTTTTTCCCTCCCTTTTAGAGCAGTATTTATACATCGGACAGAGTTTACAATTGAGTTTAATCAACCTTTTTACGATCGACTCCTTGTTATTCTTTTTCATTGGTAAATCCTTTCAACCTCTATGTTTTGTGCGTCTTTTCTCCTTAGAGAAAGGTTGTAATTTTTAATCTTA comes from Hippea maritima DSM 10411 and encodes:
- the topA gene encoding type I DNA topoisomerase — encoded protein: MNLVVVESPAKAKTISKFLGKNYSVVASYGHIRDLPKSSFGVDIEDGFKPKYVIPKDKQPIVRELKKLTKDSDLVYIATDEDREGEAIGWHITQATKLDETKLKRIAFHEITKKAILDAIKSPRSIDMDMVNSQEARRILDRIVGYKLSPLLAKKIRKGLSAGRVQSVALKLIVDREEEIQSFKPEEYWTIHLIFENSIQADLTKAYGEKFDKLFIKKEDDKARVSKLKEEIEKESFNVYSITKTKSLRKPEPPFITSTMQMAASTYLGFSAQRTMRIAQSLYEGVDIGKERIGLITYMRTDSVNIAKEALTKVRRTIKELLGDEYLPSKPVTYKTKSKLAQEAHEAIRPTDPALLPDMVKPYLTEDQFKLYDLIWRRFVASQMKPAEFRNTKITFTSYNFEAKASYKELVFDGFLRIWTFSKLNEDKIPILKKNQSVELTEVKPKQHFTEPPPRYTEASLIKELEKHGIGRPSTYATIIDTIIKRGYVVLKDKRFYPEEIGIITSRMLDKFFSDIINVKFTAQMEDGLDKIANRELTKLELLKRFYDKFKVLLENAYENMERIKPEDEPTDEVCPLCGANLVIRHGRFGKFLACSNYPKCKYTKPLQEEITEIKCDKCGAPMVVKYSRKGSKFLACSNYPKCKNTKPYPTGLKCSECGGDLIEYSSKRGRFYGCSNYPECKFTIKGELKNQKCPKCGYSLFVKKKDKWCCANKKCNYCE
- the dprA gene encoding DNA-processing protein DprA, which codes for MEKNELKILLSGTNIKDPLSFGSLEALYDKLKSRLKPRNLSKELAYLERNKIQVISVFDDNYPERLKEIEYPPVILYVKGNLKDMILPIAIVGSRYPSGYGERVVKHIVPQLIESGFEVVSGLARGIDALSHKITLGCGGYTVGVLGCGIDIIYPKENKPLFDKMSQEGCIITEFPLGTPPAKYNFPARNRIIVGLSEAVLVVEADIKSGSLITARLAAEQSKTVFAVPGEIFSKRSMGTNKLISEGAIPVLDVNTILGHFYLKLKEEAEKTESEVELSPLEKEVLNAMEGDITEDEIALKINRDIGEVSEVLFDLHLKGVVRLMPNGSYQKN
- a CDS encoding class I SAM-dependent methyltransferase, which translates into the protein MSKQLSKVEIDGWEALAYDSIMKLISGFSYDRFIGKVVDDLNIKPNDAVLDLGCGTAKNLCLIAKYTTALCVGFDTSRNMIRQAKKRCKDRNVKIFYQDIRKPHPFYDMFDVVFISFVLHGFIDRERDLIIKNAYNSLKKGGRFCVLDYNEFDLKSQNPFVKAVFKYGECPLASEFIGLNLKDKLSLFGFDNFEEHYYYSGYVRLLIGEK
- the feoB gene encoding ferrous iron transport protein B gives rise to the protein MNIAFAGNPNVGKTAIINAIAGSKLKVGNWPGVTVEKKEAEVEFKGKTITLTDLPGVYSLSPYSIEERITRDFIFEQDPDCIVNVIDSTNIERNLYLTLLLMETEKPLIIALNMFDEFKKLGYEIDLEGLSEMLGVKVVPTSAIKREGLQKLMEISISCPKEHKKLDYKLRYDGFLESEIMDVVKKLKQHVINTRYPLRWIAIKLLERDEYAKEKLKKELGMDISKLADENIKRIEERFGDDAETVLAESRYGIINGILKKVFKKTKKDDYTITEKLDKIFISKSLGIPIFLLFMYLTFKFTFDGSAPFIDWFDGFVNDYIAKYISLGISQAPDWLKSLLIDGILGGVGLVLSFLPLMFFLYFFLALLEESGYMARAAFLMDRVMSSLGLNGKAFIPMILGFGCNVPAIYATRALERETDRKLTAVMVPFMSCGARLPIYALFTAVFFSTHRATVVLSLYLLGIAVAFMVGLILRKTEYFKEDKAPLLLELPPYRLPTLSMIWASVWARTKAFIVKAGTVIALAMVLLWGVIYLPANSSLENSILGKTAKAVSFVFKPAGFDDWRIVASIIPGVIAKETVVGALSQTLKIHQDSEDNKQSSNFLQDTKEQIAGFFQAIGSSFKSMFLSFSQDTFELESFKNSYKDKLSKIMTPLSSFSFMVFMLLFIPCIVTLAAIKQEFGWGLMVFEIGLLAIVPYIISVIIYQGGKLLGFD